One Mycolicibacterium goodii genomic region harbors:
- a CDS encoding Rieske 2Fe-2S domain-containing protein — protein sequence MATETVGIREIDTGALPDRYARGWHCLGPVKDFLDGKPHSVQIFGTKLVVFADSKDELHILDGYCRHMGGDLSQGTIKGDEVACPFHDWRWGGDGKCKLVPYAKRTPRLARTRSWHTDVRGGLLFVWHDHEGNPPQPEVRIPEIPEWSSGEWTDWKWNSMLIEGSNCREIIDNVTDMAHFFYIHFGLPTYFKNVFEGHIASQYLHNVGRPDVNDLGTAYGEAKLDSEASYFGPSFMINWLHNTYGEFKAESILINCHYPVTQDSFVLQWGVIVEKPKGLDDATTDKLADAFTEGVSKGFLQDVEIWKHKTRIDNPLLVEEDGAVYQMRRWYQQFYVDVADITPDMTDRFELEVDTTAAVEKWNVEVQENLKAQAAQKEAEKAEQSS from the coding sequence ATGGCTACCGAGACTGTCGGGATTCGCGAGATCGACACCGGCGCGCTGCCGGATCGGTACGCGAGGGGCTGGCACTGCCTTGGACCGGTGAAGGACTTCCTGGACGGCAAGCCGCACAGCGTGCAGATCTTCGGCACCAAGCTCGTGGTGTTCGCGGATTCCAAGGATGAACTCCACATTCTCGACGGGTACTGCCGCCACATGGGTGGGGACCTCTCGCAGGGCACCATCAAGGGTGACGAGGTCGCATGCCCGTTCCACGACTGGCGCTGGGGCGGCGACGGCAAGTGCAAGCTCGTGCCCTACGCCAAGCGCACCCCGCGTCTGGCGCGCACGCGCTCGTGGCACACCGATGTGCGCGGCGGTCTGCTGTTCGTGTGGCACGACCACGAGGGCAACCCGCCGCAGCCCGAGGTGCGCATCCCAGAGATCCCCGAGTGGTCCAGCGGTGAATGGACCGACTGGAAGTGGAACTCGATGCTGATCGAGGGCAGCAACTGCCGCGAGATCATCGACAACGTCACGGACATGGCGCACTTCTTCTACATCCACTTCGGGCTGCCGACGTACTTCAAGAACGTCTTCGAAGGGCACATCGCCAGCCAGTACCTGCACAACGTGGGACGGCCCGACGTCAACGACCTCGGCACCGCCTACGGTGAGGCCAAACTCGATTCGGAGGCCTCGTACTTCGGCCCGTCCTTCATGATCAACTGGCTGCACAACACGTACGGCGAGTTCAAGGCCGAGTCGATCCTGATCAACTGCCACTACCCCGTGACGCAGGATTCGTTCGTGCTGCAATGGGGTGTCATCGTCGAGAAGCCCAAGGGCCTGGACGACGCGACCACCGACAAGCTCGCCGATGCCTTCACCGAGGGCGTCAGCAAGGGCTTCCTGCAGGACGTCGAGATCTGGAAGCACAAGACCCGCATCGACAATCCGCTGCTGGTCGAGGAGGACGGCGCGGTTTACCAGATGCGGCGTTGGTACCAGCAGTTCTACGTCGACGTCGCCGACATCACCCCCGACATGACCGACCGGTTCGAGCTGGAGGTCGACACCACGGCCGCGGTCGAGAAGTGGAACGTCGAGGTCCAGGAGAACCTGAAGGCCCAGGCGGCCCAGAAAGAAGCCGAGAAGGCGGAGCAGTCGAGCTGA
- a CDS encoding thiolase domain-containing protein: MTTPSGRQVAVVGFAHAPHVRRTDGTTNGVEMLMPCFHQLYEELGLQQTDIDFWCSGSSDYLAGRAFSFISAIDSIGAVPPINESHVEMDAAWALYEAYIKILTGEVDTALVYGFGKSSAGVLRRVLALQTDPYTVAPLWPDAVSMAGLQARFGLDAGKWTAEQMAQVALDTFAVAERTDSERPATTIAELLDRPFFADPLRRHDIAPITDGASAIVLAADDRARALRENPAWITGIEHRIDTPVLGARDLTTSPSTAASARAATGGDTSSIEVAEIYAPFTHQHLILTEAIGLGEQTKVNPSGGVLAANPMFSAGLERIGFAAQHIFNGSAGRVLAHATSGPALQQNLVAVLEGKN, translated from the coding sequence ATGACCACACCCTCGGGTAGACAAGTCGCGGTGGTCGGCTTCGCACATGCCCCGCATGTCCGCCGCACCGACGGCACCACCAACGGCGTCGAGATGCTGATGCCGTGCTTCCACCAGCTCTACGAGGAGCTCGGCCTGCAGCAGACCGACATCGACTTCTGGTGCTCGGGCTCCTCGGATTACCTTGCCGGGCGAGCGTTCTCGTTCATCTCCGCGATCGACTCGATCGGTGCGGTGCCGCCCATCAACGAGTCGCACGTCGAGATGGACGCGGCGTGGGCGCTGTACGAGGCCTACATCAAGATCCTCACCGGCGAGGTCGACACCGCCCTGGTGTACGGCTTCGGCAAGTCCTCGGCGGGGGTCCTGCGCCGGGTACTGGCGCTGCAGACCGACCCGTACACGGTGGCCCCGCTGTGGCCCGATGCGGTGTCGATGGCCGGCCTGCAGGCGCGGTTCGGGCTCGACGCCGGCAAGTGGACGGCCGAGCAGATGGCGCAGGTGGCGCTGGACACGTTCGCCGTCGCCGAGCGGACCGATTCGGAGCGGCCCGCGACGACCATCGCCGAGCTGCTCGACCGGCCGTTCTTCGCCGATCCGTTGCGCCGCCACGACATCGCCCCGATCACCGACGGTGCGTCGGCGATCGTGCTCGCCGCCGACGACCGCGCCCGCGCGCTGCGGGAGAACCCGGCCTGGATCACCGGCATCGAGCACCGCATCGACACCCCGGTGCTCGGCGCGCGTGATCTGACGACGTCGCCGTCCACCGCGGCGTCGGCGCGAGCGGCGACCGGTGGCGACACCTCGTCGATCGAGGTGGCCGAGATCTACGCGCCGTTCACGCACCAGCATCTGATCCTCACCGAGGCGATCGGGTTGGGCGAGCAGACGAAGGTCAACCCGTCGGGCGGGGTCCTGGCGGCCAACCCGATGTTCTCGGCGGGCCTGGAGCGCATCGGCTTCGCCGCACAGCACATCTTCAACGGTTCGGCAGGCCGGGTGCTCGCACACGCCACGAGTGGCCCGGCGCTGCAACAGAACCTGGTCGCCGTCCTGGAAGGAAAGAACTGA
- a CDS encoding thiolase domain-containing protein produces MAINAAVLGTGQTKYVAKRTDVSMNGLVREAIDRALADSGSTMADIDAVVVGKAPDFFEGVMMPELFMADAVGATNKPLIRVHTAGSVGGSTAVVAASLVKSGKYRRVLTMAWEKQSESNAMWALSIPVPFTKPVGAGAGGYFAPHVRAYIRRSGAPTHIGAMVAVKDRLNGARNPLAHLHQPDITLEKVLSSQMLWDPIRFDETCPSSDGACAMVIGDEQIADRRVAEGHPVAWVHATALRTEPLAYAGRDQVNPQAGRDAAKALWRDAGITSPIDEIDVAEVYVPFSWFEPMWLENLGFAPEGEGWKLTEAGETAMGGRIPFNPSGGVLSSNPIGASGMIRFAEAAIQVMGKAGEHQVEGARKALGHAYGGGSQYYSMWVVASDKPSTP; encoded by the coding sequence ATGGCCATCAATGCCGCCGTTCTGGGCACCGGCCAGACGAAGTACGTCGCCAAGCGCACCGACGTCTCGATGAACGGCCTGGTGCGCGAGGCCATCGACCGGGCGCTCGCCGATTCGGGCTCGACGATGGCCGACATCGACGCCGTGGTGGTCGGCAAGGCGCCGGACTTCTTCGAGGGCGTGATGATGCCCGAGCTGTTCATGGCCGATGCGGTGGGCGCGACGAACAAACCGCTGATCCGCGTGCACACAGCGGGTTCGGTCGGCGGGTCGACGGCCGTCGTCGCGGCGAGCCTGGTGAAATCCGGCAAGTACCGCCGTGTGCTCACCATGGCGTGGGAGAAGCAGTCCGAGTCGAATGCCATGTGGGCGTTGAGCATTCCGGTGCCGTTCACCAAGCCGGTCGGCGCGGGCGCGGGCGGCTACTTCGCGCCGCACGTGCGGGCCTACATCCGCCGCTCGGGTGCGCCGACGCACATCGGCGCGATGGTTGCGGTCAAGGATCGCCTCAACGGGGCCAGGAACCCGTTGGCACATCTGCATCAGCCCGACATCACGCTCGAGAAGGTGCTGAGTTCGCAGATGCTGTGGGATCCGATCCGGTTCGACGAAACCTGCCCGTCGTCCGACGGCGCGTGCGCGATGGTGATCGGTGACGAACAGATCGCGGATCGCCGGGTGGCCGAGGGCCATCCGGTGGCCTGGGTTCACGCCACCGCGCTCCGCACCGAACCGCTGGCGTACGCCGGGCGGGATCAGGTGAACCCGCAGGCCGGCCGAGACGCCGCCAAGGCGCTGTGGCGTGACGCGGGTATCACGAGCCCCATCGACGAGATCGACGTCGCCGAGGTGTACGTGCCGTTCTCGTGGTTCGAGCCCATGTGGTTGGAGAACCTGGGTTTCGCGCCCGAGGGCGAGGGCTGGAAGCTCACCGAGGCCGGTGAGACCGCGATGGGCGGACGCATCCCGTTCAATCCGTCCGGTGGCGTGCTGTCGTCGAACCCGATCGGCGCATCGGGCATGATCCGGTTCGCCGAGGCGGCCATCCAGGTGATGGGCAAGGCGGGCGAGCATCAGGTCGAAGGCGCCCGCAAGGCTCTCGGCCACGCCTACGGCGGTGGTTCGCAGTACTACTCGATGTGGGTTGTGGCGTCCGACAAGCCGTCAACCCCCTGA
- a CDS encoding CotH kinase family protein, producing MTAPADSRWRRLVHRIPRPLRQHWKLLSVFIAFVAVVALVLGDVRIRPYITGDPTIVASEVTENITGTVDLFDSSVPHSLAIELTDAEYRDMVEQFKADGDKKWVTADITIDGTTIDDVAVRLKGNSTLMGLRGVHFGPPPGEPGTPGPGGPGPGGPGGPGGPDGGPPPMGPMSTVTEDDPLSLPLLISFNENADGRGYQGLTELSVRPGAPVLNEALALSLTAMTGQPSQRYAYVTYSVNGATTTRLVLEHPDENYADGLFDSDGYLYKARAKSRLEYVGPDQSSYADQFKQINTVDTGNLQPLINFLKWLDGADDEEFARSLADWVDVESFARYAATQNLLVNGDDMAGPGQNYYLWYDLGTKKFTVVSWDLNLATLMGDVKLGPHDPMEFKPPSGFQPPTGMGPPPGKELGGNLLKERFLASPAFTEVYDTAYWELYDQIYADGQALKLLDAIVETVPVTDGLSTEELQAQKDTLRKFLTERASVLQRIRDR from the coding sequence ATGACGGCGCCGGCCGATTCGAGGTGGCGCCGGCTCGTGCACCGGATCCCGAGACCCCTGCGCCAGCACTGGAAGCTGCTGAGTGTGTTCATCGCATTCGTGGCTGTCGTGGCGCTGGTGCTCGGTGACGTCCGCATCCGGCCGTACATCACGGGTGATCCGACCATCGTCGCCTCCGAGGTCACCGAGAACATCACGGGCACCGTCGATCTCTTCGACAGCTCGGTGCCGCACTCACTGGCGATCGAGCTGACCGATGCCGAATACCGCGACATGGTCGAGCAGTTCAAGGCCGACGGCGACAAGAAATGGGTCACGGCCGACATCACGATCGACGGCACGACGATCGACGACGTCGCCGTGCGGCTCAAGGGCAACTCGACGTTGATGGGCCTGCGCGGTGTCCATTTCGGACCGCCACCGGGTGAACCCGGCACACCTGGGCCCGGCGGACCCGGGCCTGGCGGGCCCGGTGGACCCGGTGGACCCGACGGTGGGCCGCCACCCATGGGGCCCATGAGCACCGTGACCGAGGACGATCCGTTGTCGTTGCCGCTGCTGATCAGCTTCAACGAAAACGCCGACGGCCGTGGATACCAGGGCCTGACCGAACTCTCGGTGCGTCCCGGGGCGCCCGTGCTCAACGAGGCACTCGCGTTGTCGCTCACCGCGATGACAGGTCAGCCGTCGCAACGCTACGCCTACGTCACGTACTCGGTGAACGGCGCAACCACCACGAGGCTCGTGCTCGAGCACCCCGACGAGAACTACGCCGACGGCTTGTTCGACTCCGACGGTTACCTGTACAAGGCGCGCGCCAAGTCGCGGCTCGAATATGTCGGGCCGGACCAGTCGTCGTACGCCGACCAGTTCAAGCAGATCAACACCGTCGACACCGGGAACCTCCAGCCGCTCATCAACTTCCTGAAGTGGTTGGACGGCGCCGACGACGAGGAGTTCGCGCGGTCGCTCGCCGACTGGGTCGACGTGGAGTCGTTCGCGCGGTACGCCGCGACTCAGAACCTCTTGGTCAACGGCGACGACATGGCCGGTCCGGGTCAGAACTACTACCTGTGGTACGACCTGGGGACCAAGAAGTTCACGGTGGTGTCGTGGGATCTGAATCTGGCCACGTTGATGGGTGACGTGAAGCTGGGGCCGCACGATCCGATGGAGTTCAAGCCACCGTCGGGGTTTCAACCACCGACCGGGATGGGGCCGCCGCCCGGAAAAGAGTTGGGGGGCAACCTGCTCAAGGAGCGGTTCCTGGCTTCACCGGCGTTCACCGAGGTCTACGACACGGCGTACTGGGAGCTCTACGATCAGATCTACGCCGACGGGCAGGCCCTGAAACTGCTGGACGCGATCGTCGAGACGGTGCCCGTCACCGACGGACTCAGCACCGAAGAGCTTCAGGCGCAGAAGGATACGTTGCGGAAGTTCCTCACCGAGCGGGCGAGTGTGCTGCAGCGGATACGGGACCGCTAA